In Tropicibacter oceani, the sequence CCCTGCCCCGCATCCGATCCACGGCGCGCGCGGCGCCTGTTCATCACGACCGCGCCAAGGATGAAGACCGCGATGATGCCAAAGGAAAACAGCGTCGTCAGAGTTCCCAGCGCATAGATGACCGGGGTCGTGACGTTGGTCGTCATGCCATAGATCTCGAGCGGCAGGGTGTTGTAGCTGCCAGCGGTTAGCAGCGTCCGCGCGAATTCGTCGTAGCTCAGCGTAAAGCCGAACAGCGCGACCCCGATCAGCGACGGGGCGATGATCGGCAGCACCACATGGCGGATCGTCTGCCAAGCCGTGGCGCCCTGATCGCGCGCCGCCTCTTCATAGCTTTTGTCGAAACGGTTGAAGACGGCGAACATGATCAGCAGGCCAAAGGGCAGCGTCCAGGTCAGCTGGGAACCAAAGCCGCTGGTCGCCCAATGCACCCTGAGACCAAGCTGGTTGAAAATCAGGCCCACGCCCAGTGACACAAGGATCGACGGGATCACAAGCGATGTGATGGCCGCGTAGAACAGGATTGCCGATCCTGCGAACCGCTTGCGGAATGCCAGCCCCGCCATGACCGAAACCACTACCGTCGTCACCATGACCATCAGGCCAAGGCCGAAACTGCGCCGGAACGCGCCCCAGATGTCGCCGACCGCCTGCTGCTGGAACAGGTCGCGGAACCAATGGAGGGAAACGCCGTTCATCGGAAAGGTCAGCCCCCCTTGCGGGCCCTGAAAGCTGAGGATGCCGATGGTCAGGATCGGACCATACAGGAACAGCACGAACAGGCCGAAAAAGGCGGCAAGCAGGTAAAAAGACCGGGGTCGACGCTCCATCCTAAAGCTCCTTGCGAATGTTGACGAAGCGCAGAAGGATGGCGATCACGATCAGCACGGTACACAGCAGCACCACGGCCGTCGCGGCAGCGCTTGGGTATTGCAGCAAGGCAATGTCGTTGGAAATCAGCCGCCCTACGTTGGCCCGCTGTGACCCGCTCATGAAGCGCACGGTTATGAAGTCGCCCATGACCAGCGTCACGACGAAAATCGTTCCGATCATGATGCCCGGCTTGGTCAGCGGCAGGATCACGTGGACCAGCGTCTGAAACCCGTTCGCGCCGTTGTCGCGCGCCGCCTCGAGCAGGGATTTGTCGATCCGCATCATGGTGTTGAAGATCGGCACCACCATGAACAGCGTGTAAAGGTGCACAAAGGCCAGGATGACCGAGAAATCGGAATACAAAAGCCATTCCAGCGGCTCATCGATCACGCCCCAGCTGATCAACATCTGGTTGGCGATGCCATTGCGCCCCAGGAAGGGAATCCATGAAATCATGCGGATGATGTTCGACGTCCAGAACGGGATCGTGCAGACAAGGAACAGCGCGATCTGAACCGTCAGGCTGCGCACGTGGAAGGCCAGGAAATAAGCCACCGCAAAGCCGATCGACAGGGTCAAGGCCCAGGTGATGAAGGCGTATTTGAAGGTGGCCCAGAACACCTTGTACGTGACGGGCGACGAAAACAGGAAAGCGTAGTTGTCCCACAAAAACGCCGGGTAGATCGAAAATTCGGTCGCGCCCCAAAAGCTGACGACCACGATCATCACGATTGGCGCGACAAGAAAGCCAAGTAGGACTGCGGTCAGGGGGGCCGCTTGCAACCATCCCAGAACATGCCGGTTTTTCAGTATTTTTGCCGCCATCGGTCCTCCGCGCGCGTTCCAGCCGTATGCCTTGAAAATCCCTTACGGGCCGGGGGGCGTTTGCCCCCCGGCGGGTCGCCCCGCTTGCGCGAGGCGAAGCCCATCACGCTGCGATGAACTCGTTCCACTTGCGAACCATGTACTGGTTCTCGTCCATGACGGCGTTCCAGCACGCGACCGAGCCCATGCGGTCGTAGAAGGACCCGCCATCGCGCATCTCACCTGCCTCGGCCAGCTTGTCGCCAGTGGGCGAGGTGATGACATCGGTGGCCGGCTTGCCCTCGAACCAGTAACCCCACTCGTTTTCCGACATGAATTCCTTGGAGGTTTCGGGAACGGCCGAGTAGTACCCCTGACGCATCAGGTAGCCGCCGACCCAGCCGGACAGATACCAGTTGATGTAGTCATAGGCCGCATCCAGCTCCATCCCCGACAACGAGGACGACAGGCCGATGCCGCCACCCCAGCTGCGATAGCCCTCTTTCAACGGCTGGTAGACGCAGGGGATGCCGCGCGACTTGACTGCGGTGATGGCGGGCGACCACATCGACTGGATCACGACCTCGCCGCTTGCCATCAGGTTCACGCTTTCGTCGAAGCTTTTCCAGAAGGCGCGGAACTGGCCGTTCTGCTTGGCTTCGGTAAAGATCGCCATGGTCTTGTCGATCTCTTCGCGGGTCATGTTGCCCTTGTCGCCATACTGGATTTCGCCCATCGCCTCGCAGACCATGGCCATGTCCATGATGCCGATCGAGGAAATGTCGAGGATCGAGGCCTTGCCCTTGAACTCGGGGTTCAAAAGCTCGGTCCAGCTGCTGATCGGGCGGCCGATCAGGTCGGGGCGGATGCCCAGCGTATCGGCGTTGTAGATCGTCGGGATCAGGGTCATCCAGCCGGTTTCATTGTCGGCAAAGGAGGTACCGCCGGGCCCGTCAACAAAACCGACCGAATGCGGCGCGGTGCCCTGGGCGATGGTCGACTCGGGCGTCAGTTTGCCATCGCGGAAGATGCCGACAATCTTGTCGTAGTTGGCGATCTTCGATGTATCCATCGCCTGCAGGTTGCCGGTTGGCCAGACCTTCTTGCAGATCCAGTATTCGATATCGGCGATGTCAAAGCTGTCCGGCTGGGTGGCGGCACGCTGGGTGACGCTGTCGCTGTCCAGCGCGGTCATTTCCAGCGTAAAGCCCAGATCTTCCTTTACCTTGTTGGCCACGTCGTTCAGGTTCGACACCCCGGTGCCGAACTGGCGCAGAACGATGTCCTTGGTGTCCTGCGCCCACAACATCGGGGCGGGCAGCGTCGATGCGGCCATCGCGGCACCGCTGGTTTTCAGGAACGAACGGCGGGAATAGCCTACCTTGGGTTTTACCATTGGGTCAGTCCTCTGTGTTGATGGTGTTTGAAAGGGTCGTTTGCAGTTTGGCCTGTCAGGCCCGGAGGCGGTGCAGCCGCCCCTCGTCCCAGGCGAGCTTGACCGCATCGCCGGGGTTTTTCGGTGCATTGAAAAACTGGGCTTCGGGCAACAGTGCGAGCACCTCGTCCCCGGTCTCGGTCATCGTCGTGACGACGACAGAGGCGCCCTGGTATTCGACCGCCGTGACAGTGGCGGCCATGCCGTGGTCGGCCAGCGTCACGGCGTCGGCGCGCACGGTGACCTTGCCCTGATCCAGCGCGATCACGTTGTGTCCGCCGATAAAGCGGGCGACAAATTCGGTCGTTGGCGTCGCCCACACCTCGCGCGCGGGGCCGGCCTGTTCGATCACGGCATCGTTCATCACGACAATCTCGTCGGCCAGCGCCAGCGCCTCGTCCTGACCATGAGTGACGTGGATGAAGGTGATGCCCAGCTCGCGCTGCAGCTTTTTCAATTCGGCGCGCATCCGGATGCGCAGGAAAGAATCAAGCGCGGACAAGGGTTCATCCAGCAAAAGCACCTTGGGCTGGGTGACCAATGCGCGGGCCAGCGCCACGCGCTGCTGCTGCCCGCCCGACAGTTGCGCCGGAAGCCGGTCTGCCAGATGCGTCATATCCACCAGCTCCAGCAATTCGTTCGCACGGGCATGGCGTGTCGCCTTTTCGACGCCCTTCATCCGCAGGGAAAAGGCGACGTTGTCACGCACGGACAGGTGCGGAAACAGGGCGTAACTCTGGAACATCATCGCCGTGCCACGCTGCGCCGGAGGCAGGTAAGACACGTCCTGCCCGTCCAGCAGGATCGAGCCGTCGGAAACCTCTTCGTGGCCGGCGATCATGCGCAGGGTCGAGGATTTGCCGCAGCCCGACGGCCCCAGCAGGCAAACATAGCTGCCCGGCGCGAACACGTGGCTCAGATCGCGCACGGCGACGGTGTTGCCATAGCGCTTGGTCACGTGAACCAGTTCCAGATCGTATCCTGTTCGCATACCGCCCTCATCAAGTTTGCAGGGTCAGCTTGCGATCAACGCGGCGCGGCAGTGCAGAGATTTCCGACTGGCGCCGCGCCGAAAACCGAAATCGTCCAAATTATTTGCACTTGCAGCATGGCCGTGCACAAATATGCGCACAATATTGTATACAATAACTGATGCAGAGTTCTTTGTGTCACCCGGCTTGCCCCGCCAGCGCCGAATCGCAAAGATGACAGGCAAGAAAAACGGTGACGGTGCGCATGAACAGTCTGAACAAGCCCTGGACCAGCGAAACGGTCGCGGCCGATCTGGAACACGCGATTCACGAACACCGGCTTCCCCCTGGCACAAAACTGGGCGAGGACGAGCTGGCCGAAGCCTATGGCATCAGCCGCACCATCGTGCGGGCCGCATTGCTGGCGCTGTCACATCGCCGCCTGATCGAGCTAAAGCGCAACCGCGGCGCCTTTGTGGCCCAGCCCTCGGTGCGCGAGGCGCGCGAAGTCTTTGAGGCGCGCGCCCTGCTGGAACCGCGCACCGCGCATTCCGCCGCCAAACGCATGACCGACACGGATCTTGCCCTGCTGCACGAAAACATCGACCAGGAAC encodes:
- a CDS encoding ABC transporter permease — its product is MERRPRSFYLLAAFFGLFVLFLYGPILTIGILSFQGPQGGLTFPMNGVSLHWFRDLFQQQAVGDIWGAFRRSFGLGLMVMVTTVVVSVMAGLAFRKRFAGSAILFYAAITSLVIPSILVSLGVGLIFNQLGLRVHWATSGFGSQLTWTLPFGLLIMFAVFNRFDKSYEEAARDQGATAWQTIRHVVLPIIAPSLIGVALFGFTLSYDEFARTLLTAGSYNTLPLEIYGMTTNVTTPVIYALGTLTTLFSFGIIAVFILGAVVMNRRRARRGSDAGQGV
- a CDS encoding ABC transporter permease; the protein is MAAKILKNRHVLGWLQAAPLTAVLLGFLVAPIVMIVVVSFWGATEFSIYPAFLWDNYAFLFSSPVTYKVFWATFKYAFITWALTLSIGFAVAYFLAFHVRSLTVQIALFLVCTIPFWTSNIIRMISWIPFLGRNGIANQMLISWGVIDEPLEWLLYSDFSVILAFVHLYTLFMVVPIFNTMMRIDKSLLEAARDNGANGFQTLVHVILPLTKPGIMIGTIFVVTLVMGDFITVRFMSGSQRANVGRLISNDIALLQYPSAAATAVVLLCTVLIVIAILLRFVNIRKEL
- a CDS encoding ABC transporter substrate-binding protein, whose amino-acid sequence is MVKPKVGYSRRSFLKTSGAAMAASTLPAPMLWAQDTKDIVLRQFGTGVSNLNDVANKVKEDLGFTLEMTALDSDSVTQRAATQPDSFDIADIEYWICKKVWPTGNLQAMDTSKIANYDKIVGIFRDGKLTPESTIAQGTAPHSVGFVDGPGGTSFADNETGWMTLIPTIYNADTLGIRPDLIGRPISSWTELLNPEFKGKASILDISSIGIMDMAMVCEAMGEIQYGDKGNMTREEIDKTMAIFTEAKQNGQFRAFWKSFDESVNLMASGEVVIQSMWSPAITAVKSRGIPCVYQPLKEGYRSWGGGIGLSSSLSGMELDAAYDYINWYLSGWVGGYLMRQGYYSAVPETSKEFMSENEWGYWFEGKPATDVITSPTGDKLAEAGEMRDGGSFYDRMGSVACWNAVMDENQYMVRKWNEFIAA
- a CDS encoding ABC transporter ATP-binding protein; this encodes MRTGYDLELVHVTKRYGNTVAVRDLSHVFAPGSYVCLLGPSGCGKSSTLRMIAGHEEVSDGSILLDGQDVSYLPPAQRGTAMMFQSYALFPHLSVRDNVAFSLRMKGVEKATRHARANELLELVDMTHLADRLPAQLSGGQQQRVALARALVTQPKVLLLDEPLSALDSFLRIRMRAELKKLQRELGITFIHVTHGQDEALALADEIVVMNDAVIEQAGPAREVWATPTTEFVARFIGGHNVIALDQGKVTVRADAVTLADHGMAATVTAVEYQGASVVVTTMTETGDEVLALLPEAQFFNAPKNPGDAVKLAWDEGRLHRLRA
- a CDS encoding GntR family transcriptional regulator, with amino-acid sequence MNSLNKPWTSETVAADLEHAIHEHRLPPGTKLGEDELAEAYGISRTIVRAALLALSHRRLIELKRNRGAFVAQPSVREAREVFEARALLEPRTAHSAAKRMTDTDLALLHENIDQEHAALDAGETGRALFLSGQFHLEIARIADQTTIQTFISELVSRSSLIIALYWRRRAALCETQAHHALLDALERRDADAAEQLMKSHLLDLLASLDLRNVVQPATSLKEALNR